The Desulfobotulus mexicanus genome window below encodes:
- a CDS encoding hydrogenase maturation nickel metallochaperone HypA gives MHELPVMNRILAVAEKHARMNRIQRILKIDLEVGRLSDLEEKWMRRYFDQISKGSIAEGAFLSVEWKPVVLACSACGTTFEPELSGDSPSVCPECLNTGGTLVSGRGYVIKSMEGI, from the coding sequence ATGCACGAGCTTCCCGTAATGAACCGGATTCTGGCTGTGGCGGAAAAACATGCCCGCATGAACCGGATACAGCGGATTCTCAAAATTGATCTCGAAGTCGGGCGGCTTTCCGATCTCGAAGAAAAGTGGATGCGCCGCTACTTTGATCAGATTTCCAAAGGAAGCATCGCGGAAGGTGCCTTTCTCTCCGTGGAATGGAAGCCCGTTGTTCTGGCCTGTTCGGCCTGCGGCACAACATTTGAACCAGAGCTTTCTGGCGACAGCCCCAGTGTCTGCCCGGAGTGCCTGAACACAGGCGGCACTCTGGTGAGCGGACGGGGATATGTGATTAAAAGTATGGAGGGTATATGA
- a CDS encoding SAM-dependent methyltransferase, with amino-acid sequence MNLFVRRFPTLDIPRIFTITESAHRIHNPFTPEKLATLGAALRLEPGTRILDLGSGSGEMLCTWARDYGVIGTGIDMSRLFTEQARQRAEELGVNDKVTFIHDDAAGYVAAEKVHVAACVGATWIGGGVSGTIALLRRSLHTGGIILIGEPYWRQLPPTEEVARGCLASGISDFLMLPELLASFGHLGCDVVEMVLADQDGWDRYEAAKWLTMRRWLDASPENALAEEVRARLTSEPERYSTYTREYLGWGVFALMPR; translated from the coding sequence ATGAACCTTTTTGTAAGGAGATTTCCCACATTGGATATTCCACGGATCTTCACCATTACCGAAAGTGCCCACCGCATCCATAACCCTTTCACGCCCGAAAAGCTCGCCACCCTTGGTGCAGCCCTGCGTCTGGAACCGGGAACCCGGATACTCGACCTCGGCAGCGGTTCCGGCGAGATGCTGTGTACCTGGGCACGCGATTACGGAGTCATCGGCACCGGCATCGACATGAGCCGCTTATTCACTGAACAGGCCAGGCAGCGTGCTGAAGAACTCGGTGTCAACGATAAGGTCACATTTATCCATGATGATGCCGCAGGCTATGTCGCTGCCGAAAAGGTTCATGTGGCAGCCTGCGTCGGTGCAACCTGGATTGGTGGCGGTGTTTCCGGCACAATCGCGCTTTTAAGACGCAGCCTGCACACCGGGGGGATCATCCTCATCGGCGAGCCTTACTGGCGGCAGTTACCGCCGACGGAAGAAGTTGCCAGGGGCTGCCTTGCCAGCGGGATATCCGACTTTCTCATGCTTCCGGAACTCCTCGCATCTTTCGGGCATCTGGGCTGCGATGTGGTTGAAATGGTTCTGGCGGATCAGGACGGATGGGACAGATACGAGGCCGCCAAATGGCTCACCATGCGCAGGTGGCTTGACGCCAGCCCCGAAAACGCGCTGGCTGAAGAAGTTCGCGCCAGACTGACCTCGGAACCCGAACGCTATTCCACCTACACCCGTGAATATCTGGGCTGGGGGGTGTTTGCCCTGATGCCCCGGTGA
- a CDS encoding CopG family transcriptional regulator gives MITLRLDPDLEKEICTAAKNLGLTKSDLIRKSIIEYLGKLESPNAWELGKDYFGRYASGLKNLSVDRKTILKEKIRAKRT, from the coding sequence ATGATCACATTAAGACTGGACCCGGATTTAGAAAAAGAGATCTGTACCGCTGCCAAAAATCTTGGCCTGACAAAATCCGATCTGATTCGTAAAAGCATCATTGAATATCTCGGAAAGCTTGAAAGCCCCAATGCCTGGGAGCTGGGCAAGGATTATTTTGGCAGATACGCAAGCGGCCTGAAAAATTTATCCGTTGATCGGAAAACCATATTAAAAGAAAAGATCCGGGCTAAAAGAACATGA
- a CDS encoding 4Fe-4S binding protein: protein MTHPMYHKLQEVLDTLPNGFPATESGVELRILEWIFTPEEAELFCDLRLTFESADQIAKRTGRPLEGLEKMLFTMWDKGQIFGIDYHGFRIFRMAPWVFGIFEFQRKRMTREFAQLCKDYEVAYGRQFFETQPPLMKIVPIEEEIPSDQMSMPYEQVSAIIEAGQSFAVADCICKKEHELLDAPCTKPVEVCLSIAPVPGFFENQPMELRPIDKEEAYAILKKSEKAGLVHMTNNFAKGHYYICNCCSCCCGVLRSITEHGIRNAVSTNFFALIDAESCIDCGICQKKRCPVAAIAKTEDAYHVNPDLCIGCGLCVSTCPSRSITLKRRPESAIVEPPENEADWYRQRAAMRGVDYSRFA from the coding sequence ATGACCCATCCCATGTATCACAAACTGCAGGAGGTACTCGATACCCTGCCCAACGGATTCCCCGCAACGGAAAGCGGTGTGGAACTGCGGATCCTCGAATGGATCTTTACACCGGAAGAGGCGGAACTCTTCTGCGATCTCAGGCTCACCTTTGAGTCTGCGGATCAGATCGCCAAACGCACGGGCCGCCCCTTGGAGGGCCTGGAAAAAATGCTCTTTACCATGTGGGACAAGGGCCAGATTTTTGGCATTGATTACCATGGGTTCCGGATCTTCCGCATGGCTCCCTGGGTTTTCGGTATTTTTGAGTTCCAGAGAAAACGCATGACCCGGGAATTCGCCCAGCTCTGCAAGGACTATGAGGTTGCCTACGGACGGCAGTTTTTTGAAACCCAGCCTCCCCTCATGAAAATTGTCCCCATTGAGGAGGAAATCCCCTCGGATCAGATGTCCATGCCCTATGAGCAGGTATCGGCCATCATCGAGGCGGGGCAGAGCTTTGCCGTCGCGGACTGTATCTGCAAAAAGGAACACGAACTGCTGGATGCCCCCTGCACCAAACCCGTCGAGGTCTGTCTCTCCATTGCACCGGTTCCGGGTTTCTTCGAGAACCAACCCATGGAGCTGCGCCCCATCGACAAGGAGGAAGCCTACGCCATCCTCAAAAAATCCGAAAAGGCGGGGCTGGTTCACATGACCAACAACTTCGCCAAGGGGCATTACTACATCTGCAACTGTTGCAGCTGCTGCTGCGGTGTGCTGCGCTCCATTACGGAACACGGCATCCGGAATGCGGTCAGCACGAACTTTTTTGCCCTTATTGATGCGGAAAGCTGTATCGACTGCGGGATCTGCCAGAAAAAACGCTGCCCCGTCGCTGCCATCGCCAAAACAGAAGATGCGTATCATGTGAACCCGGATCTCTGCATCGGCTGCGGACTCTGCGTTTCCACCTGCCCGTCCAGATCCATCACCCTTAAGCGCAGGCCCGAGTCCGCCATCGTGGAACCGCCTGAAAACGAAGCGGACTGGTACCGTCAGCGCGCCGCCATGCGGGGCGTGGACTACAGCCGGTTTGCCTGA
- a CDS encoding type I restriction endonuclease subunit R, which translates to MTSKISESEIETFAMGLFEKLGYHCLHGPDIAPDSETPERESFEDVLLLERLRRAVARINPALPSDVREEAIKGIQRLNAAEPIANNEAFHRMLTEGIKVSYQDRGNERGDLVWLVDFTSPRNNEFLVLNQFTVVGHHSNQGHQSRRPDVILFVNGLPLVVIELKNAADEKATLQSAYRQFQTYRETIPALFTYNGMLVISDGLEARVGSLSADFSRFMAWKTADGRTEAPALISQLETLIKGMLNQETLLDLLRHFIVFEKSGKEDPETGIISISTVKKLAAYHQYYAVNAAVASTLRASSEIPEAVAEAPENFGLASVGNQPPGDRKAGVVWHTQGSGKSLSMVFYTGKIVLALDNPTILIITDRNDLDDQLFQTFASCTQVLRQEPVQVDDRKELKRLLKVASGGVIFTTIQKFQPEEGNIYEELSSRCNVVVVADEAHRTQYGFKAKTVDEKDAEGNIIGKKIVYGFAKYLRDALPNATYLGFTGTPIEKTDVNTPAVFGNYVDVYDIAQAVEDGATIKIYYESRLARVSLSEEGRELIAELDDELEQDELTETQKAKAKWTKMEALIGSEQRIRNVAQDIVAHFEKRQEVFLGKAMIVAMSRRIAADLYEEIVKLRPEWHSSDLTGGSIKVVMTASSSDGPKLSGHHTTKEQRRILAERMKDPHDTLKLVIVRDMWLTGFDAPCMHTLYIDKPMKGHNLMQAIARVNRVYGDKPAGLVVDYLGIASDLKQALSFYADAGGKGDPMLAQEQAVQVMLEKMEVVAAMYHGFAYEEYFGADTSGKLSMILAAEEHILGLEDGKKRYIDQVTALSQAFAIAIPHEQAMDVSDEISFFQAVKARLAKFDSRGSGRSNEEMESTIRQVIDKALVSEQVIDVFDAAGIKKPDISILSEEFLQELKNREHKNIALEVLKKLLNDEIKARAKKNLVQSRTLMEMLENAIRRYQAKVLTAAEVMDELIRVGKEIVKSDQEAENMGMSDYEYAFYTAVANNDSAKELMQKDQLRELAVVLFEKVKANASIDWTIKESVKAKLKVIVKRTLRQFGYPPDMQKLATETVLRQAEMLANELAQTQGA; encoded by the coding sequence ATGACTTCTAAAATCAGCGAATCCGAAATCGAAACCTTCGCCATGGGGCTTTTTGAAAAACTCGGGTATCACTGCCTCCATGGCCCGGACATAGCACCTGACAGCGAAACCCCGGAGCGGGAGAGTTTTGAGGATGTGCTGCTGCTGGAACGGCTTCGCAGGGCCGTGGCCCGCATCAACCCTGCCCTCCCTTCGGATGTGCGGGAAGAAGCCATCAAAGGGATTCAGCGCCTCAACGCAGCGGAACCCATTGCCAACAACGAAGCCTTTCACCGTATGCTGACCGAGGGCATCAAGGTCAGCTATCAGGACAGGGGAAACGAGCGTGGGGATCTGGTGTGGCTGGTGGATTTTACCAGCCCCCGGAACAACGAGTTTCTCGTTCTCAATCAGTTCACCGTGGTTGGCCACCACAGCAATCAGGGGCACCAGAGCAGGCGGCCGGATGTGATTCTCTTTGTCAACGGCCTGCCGCTGGTGGTCATTGAACTCAAAAACGCCGCCGATGAAAAGGCCACCCTCCAGTCCGCCTACAGGCAGTTTCAGACCTACAGGGAGACCATTCCCGCCCTCTTCACCTACAACGGGATGCTGGTGATCTCCGACGGGCTGGAGGCAAGGGTGGGTTCCCTGTCGGCGGATTTTTCCCGGTTCATGGCCTGGAAAACAGCAGACGGCAGGACGGAGGCACCGGCCCTGATCAGCCAGCTGGAAACCCTGATCAAAGGGATGCTGAACCAAGAAACCCTGCTGGATCTGCTCCGCCATTTCATCGTGTTTGAAAAATCCGGAAAGGAAGACCCGGAAACGGGTATTATCAGTATTTCTACGGTGAAAAAGCTGGCGGCCTATCATCAGTATTATGCCGTGAATGCGGCGGTGGCTTCCACCCTGCGGGCTTCCAGTGAAATCCCAGAGGCAGTGGCGGAAGCACCGGAGAATTTCGGGCTGGCCAGTGTCGGCAACCAGCCGCCCGGGGATCGCAAGGCCGGGGTGGTCTGGCATACCCAGGGCAGTGGCAAGTCCCTCTCCATGGTGTTCTACACCGGCAAGATCGTGCTGGCGCTGGATAACCCCACCATCCTCATCATCACAGACCGCAACGATCTGGATGATCAGCTTTTCCAAACCTTTGCCTCATGCACTCAGGTGCTGCGGCAGGAGCCGGTGCAGGTGGATGATCGCAAAGAGCTGAAACGGCTCCTGAAGGTGGCATCCGGCGGGGTGATCTTCACCACCATTCAAAAATTCCAGCCGGAAGAAGGCAATATCTACGAGGAGTTGAGCAGTCGTTGCAATGTGGTGGTGGTGGCAGACGAGGCCCACCGCACCCAGTACGGTTTCAAGGCCAAAACCGTGGATGAGAAGGATGCGGAGGGTAACATCATCGGCAAAAAGATTGTGTACGGCTTTGCCAAGTATCTGAGGGATGCCCTGCCCAATGCCACCTACCTTGGATTTACCGGAACCCCCATCGAAAAGACCGATGTCAACACCCCTGCGGTGTTCGGCAATTATGTGGATGTCTATGACATTGCTCAGGCGGTGGAAGACGGAGCCACCATAAAGATTTATTACGAAAGCCGTCTGGCGCGGGTATCCTTAAGCGAGGAAGGCAGGGAACTCATTGCTGAGCTGGATGATGAACTGGAGCAGGACGAGCTGACGGAAACCCAGAAAGCCAAGGCCAAATGGACGAAGATGGAAGCCCTGATCGGCTCAGAGCAGCGCATCCGGAATGTGGCTCAGGACATTGTGGCGCATTTTGAAAAACGTCAGGAAGTGTTTCTGGGCAAGGCCATGATTGTGGCCATGTCCCGGCGTATTGCGGCGGATCTCTATGAAGAGATTGTCAAGCTGAGGCCAGAGTGGCATTCCTCCGATCTTACCGGGGGGTCGATCAAGGTTGTGATGACGGCTTCTTCTTCGGACGGGCCGAAGCTCTCCGGCCATCACACCACCAAAGAGCAGCGCCGAATCCTTGCCGAGCGCATGAAAGACCCCCATGACACCCTGAAGCTGGTCATTGTGCGGGATATGTGGCTCACCGGTTTTGATGCGCCCTGCATGCACACCCTCTACATCGACAAGCCCATGAAGGGCCACAACCTGATGCAGGCCATAGCACGGGTCAACCGGGTGTACGGCGACAAGCCTGCGGGGCTGGTGGTGGATTATCTGGGCATTGCCTCGGATCTTAAACAGGCCCTGTCCTTTTATGCCGATGCCGGTGGCAAGGGTGATCCCATGCTGGCCCAGGAGCAGGCCGTACAAGTGATGTTGGAAAAGATGGAAGTGGTGGCCGCCATGTATCACGGCTTTGCCTATGAAGAGTATTTCGGGGCTGATACTTCCGGCAAGCTCTCCATGATTCTGGCCGCCGAAGAACATATTCTGGGGCTGGAGGATGGCAAAAAACGCTACATCGATCAGGTCACAGCCCTGTCTCAGGCCTTTGCCATCGCCATTCCGCACGAGCAGGCCATGGATGTGAGCGATGAAATTTCCTTTTTTCAGGCGGTGAAGGCGCGGCTTGCCAAGTTCGACAGCAGGGGTTCAGGACGGAGCAACGAGGAGATGGAATCCACCATCCGGCAGGTGATCGATAAGGCTCTTGTCTCGGAACAGGTCATTGACGTATTTGATGCCGCCGGAATCAAAAAACCCGATATTTCCATTCTTTCCGAAGAATTTCTACAGGAGCTTAAAAACAGGGAACACAAAAATATTGCGCTGGAAGTGCTGAAAAAACTGCTCAATGATGAGATAAAGGCACGGGCCAAAAAGAATCTGGTACAAAGCCGGACGCTCATGGAAATGCTGGAGAACGCCATCCGGCGTTATCAGGCCAAGGTACTCACGGCAGCAGAGGTGATGGACGAGCTGATCCGGGTCGGCAAGGAAATCGTCAAGTCCGATCAGGAGGCCGAAAATATGGGCATGAGCGATTATGAGTACGCCTTTTATACCGCCGTTGCCAACAACGACAGTGCAAAAGAGCTGATGCAGAAGGATCAGTTGAGGGAGCTTGCCGTTGTCCTCTTTGAAAAGGTAAAGGCCAATGCCTCCATAGACTGGACCATTAAAGAGAGCGTAAAGGCAAAACTTAAAGTCATTGTAAAAAGAACCTTACGCCAGTTCGGGTATCCGCCCGACATGCAGAAGCTTGCCACGGAAACGGTGCTGAGACAGGCGGAGATGCTGGCCAATGAGCTGGCACAAACTCAGGGGGCGTAA
- a CDS encoding type II toxin-antitoxin system VapC family toxin — MKKILIDSGPLIALFDSSDRYHQESIDFIKKNKYPLVTTIASITETLHLLDFNRNAQIDFLEWIGSGGVQIHDIQNKDFHRLKELTEKYRDLPMDFADSCLVYTAEQLGINTIATIDRDFTVYRIEGIKKFEILLS, encoded by the coding sequence ATGAAAAAAATTCTGATAGACTCCGGCCCTTTAATTGCCTTATTCGATTCATCGGACAGATACCATCAAGAATCCATTGATTTTATAAAGAAAAATAAATATCCCCTTGTTACAACCATAGCCTCCATAACCGAGACACTTCATTTACTGGATTTCAACAGAAATGCCCAAATCGATTTTTTGGAGTGGATTGGCAGCGGAGGCGTTCAGATTCATGACATCCAGAATAAGGATTTTCACCGGCTGAAAGAGCTGACAGAAAAATATCGGGATTTACCAATGGATTTTGCGGATTCATGCCTTGTCTATACTGCTGAACAACTCGGCATCAATACCATTGCAACCATTGACCGGGATTTTACGGTTTACAGGATTGAAGGAATAAAAAAGTTTGAAATTTTACTTTCCTGA
- a CDS encoding Fic family protein — MESNRIEYKKELTDSLEKEVVAFLNYRDGGVIFIGIDDKGTAVGVDKSDQVQLIIKDRIKNNIQPSAMGLFDVILETKEDKKLIRIIVAGGMEKPYYLRKYGMTEKGCFIRIGSSSEPMSQDMIDSLYSRRIRNTIGKMESTRHNLTFEQLKIYYETRDLHLNASFMKNLELLTPEGKPNYAAYLLADENGVSVQVAKYADTTRVDLVENIDFGRCSLIRAYKNVMDRMNVENTIYTRIGVPLREERPMIHPIALREAVVNAIVHNDYSNGSIPKFEFFSDRLEITSAGGLPYGLEMEDFFAGHTAPRNKEIMRIFRDLEIVEHLGSGIPRILEAYGQECFQISRNFMRVVFPYAQPLPKEDDLPKIVGKTGEQVKEQVKEQVKEQVKVLVLKLEREMSVAEIMTSLELKGRRNFIQNYLQPALESGFIEMTQPSSPKSPTQKYRLTAKGKALLGKGGDHI; from the coding sequence ATGGAATCAAACCGCATTGAATACAAAAAAGAGCTGACGGATTCATTAGAAAAAGAAGTTGTCGCCTTTCTGAATTATCGTGACGGTGGCGTAATTTTTATCGGCATAGATGATAAGGGAACGGCTGTTGGCGTAGATAAAAGCGATCAGGTTCAGCTGATTATCAAAGACAGGATCAAAAACAATATCCAGCCCTCCGCCATGGGGCTTTTTGATGTGATTCTGGAAACAAAGGAAGACAAAAAGCTTATTCGGATCATCGTTGCCGGTGGCATGGAAAAGCCCTATTATTTACGCAAATACGGCATGACGGAAAAAGGCTGTTTTATACGGATAGGCAGTTCAAGCGAACCCATGTCCCAGGATATGATAGATTCTCTCTACAGCAGAAGAATCCGCAATACCATTGGGAAAATGGAATCAACCCGCCACAACCTGACCTTTGAACAGCTTAAAATTTACTATGAAACAAGGGACTTGCACCTGAATGCCTCTTTCATGAAAAATCTGGAACTGCTGACTCCCGAAGGAAAGCCAAATTATGCCGCGTATCTTTTAGCAGATGAAAACGGGGTTTCTGTTCAGGTAGCAAAATATGCGGACACGACACGGGTTGATCTTGTAGAAAATATTGATTTTGGCCGCTGTTCTCTGATTAGAGCCTACAAAAATGTCATGGACAGAATGAATGTCGAAAATACCATTTATACCAGAATTGGTGTTCCTTTGCGGGAAGAACGCCCGATGATCCACCCCATTGCCCTGCGGGAAGCGGTCGTCAATGCCATTGTTCATAATGACTACTCCAATGGCAGTATCCCCAAATTTGAATTTTTTTCTGACAGACTGGAAATCACCTCTGCCGGGGGATTACCCTATGGCCTTGAAATGGAAGATTTCTTTGCAGGCCATACAGCCCCCCGCAATAAAGAAATTATGCGGATATTCCGGGATCTTGAAATTGTCGAACATCTTGGCTCAGGAATCCCCCGTATTTTAGAAGCTTATGGCCAGGAATGCTTTCAGATCAGCCGGAATTTCATGCGAGTGGTTTTCCCTTATGCTCAACCCTTGCCAAAAGAAGACGATTTGCCAAAAATAGTCGGCAAAACAGGGGAACAAGTAAAGGAACAAGTAAAGGAACAAGTAAAGGAACAAGTAAAGGTTTTAGTGCTGAAACTGGAAAGGGAAATGTCTGTAGCAGAAATAATGACCTCCCTTGAGTTAAAAGGTCGTAGAAATTTTATACAGAATTATTTGCAACCTGCTCTTGAATCCGGATTTATAGAAATGACGCAGCCCTCTTCCCCCAAAAGCCCGACTCAAAAATACCGCCTCACCGCAAAAGGCAAGGCCCTGCTGGGCAAGGGAGGGGATCATATCTGA
- a CDS encoding energy-coupling factor ABC transporter permease, with protein sequence MHIPDAMITGAICPVTAALAAGLAGAAVFTAVKGKEETRPVSFAAVTALIFVLQMLNYPVSAATSGHLIGGVLAATLLGVPLGVLSLSLVLFVQAVFFGDGGLTVLGANILLMSGAGAGFGGLLRHVLIQKSENPLLRNLATAFAAWCSVVVAACLCSFFLASGSEASLSGVLWPMVKVHALIGVGEAVLTLTMVALAKRMPKLLLPMAAALFLTPFASGYPDGLEFVAENFHLPEGISLFTAPMPDYTLPFPLLPEALSGMAAGLAGILICQILAAALARSMGQKGVAHLKDLSSKKTPLLFKRHLFFCLITVNSEWCRWPV encoded by the coding sequence ATGCACATACCCGACGCCATGATCACAGGAGCCATCTGTCCTGTCACCGCTGCTCTGGCAGCAGGCCTCGCAGGAGCCGCCGTCTTCACCGCCGTAAAAGGAAAGGAAGAGACGAGACCCGTAAGCTTTGCGGCCGTAACCGCCCTTATTTTTGTCTTACAGATGCTGAACTACCCCGTCAGTGCCGCCACATCCGGGCATCTCATTGGCGGTGTACTGGCCGCAACGCTGCTGGGTGTTCCCCTGGGAGTTCTCTCCCTGTCCCTCGTCCTCTTCGTGCAGGCCGTCTTCTTCGGAGACGGCGGGCTCACGGTTCTCGGAGCCAATATTCTGCTCATGTCCGGTGCAGGCGCAGGCTTTGGCGGACTTCTGAGGCATGTTCTCATCCAGAAATCCGAAAATCCCCTTCTCCGGAACCTTGCCACGGCCTTTGCCGCCTGGTGCTCCGTGGTTGTCGCCGCCTGCCTCTGCTCCTTTTTTCTGGCCTCAGGTTCCGAGGCCTCCCTTTCCGGCGTTCTCTGGCCCATGGTCAAGGTGCATGCCCTCATCGGTGTGGGTGAAGCCGTCCTCACCCTGACCATGGTGGCCCTGGCAAAGCGGATGCCGAAACTCCTCCTTCCCATGGCGGCGGCACTGTTTCTGACTCCCTTTGCCTCAGGCTATCCCGACGGGCTTGAGTTTGTGGCGGAAAACTTCCACCTTCCCGAAGGCATTTCCCTCTTTACCGCCCCCATGCCAGACTATACCCTTCCCTTCCCCCTGCTTCCTGAAGCCCTTTCCGGCATGGCTGCGGGGCTTGCGGGCATTCTCATCTGCCAGATACTGGCCGCAGCCCTCGCCCGATCCATGGGCCAAAAAGGGGTCGCCCATTTAAAGGACCTGTCAAGTAAAAAAACACCTCTCCTGTTCAAGCGTCACCTCTTTTTTTGCTTGATTACGGTTAACTCAGAATGGTGCAGGTGGCCTGTCTGA
- the hypB gene encoding hydrogenase nickel incorporation protein HypB, whose amino-acid sequence MTEVRLIEVKENILDDNDKVAADLRARLTASKTFLLNLMAGPGAGKTSTVIATATRLKDRIRIGVLEADIDSTVDAEKVLEAGIPAIQMKTGGFCHLDATMVEDGLRTLGGNYDLVILENVGNLVCPAEFDTGAHLNMMVISLPEGDDKPLKYPLMFSVCDIILVNKTDMQALTDFSLERFTSAVRRVNAKAAIFPVSCRTGEGLDVWAEALAEKVLEFQQKTI is encoded by the coding sequence ATGACAGAAGTACGTCTCATCGAGGTTAAGGAAAACATTCTGGACGACAACGACAAGGTGGCGGCAGATCTGAGGGCACGGCTTACGGCCAGTAAAACCTTTCTCCTGAACCTCATGGCAGGGCCCGGTGCGGGAAAGACCAGCACCGTGATCGCCACGGCCACACGCCTGAAAGACCGGATCAGGATCGGTGTGCTGGAGGCGGACATCGATTCTACCGTGGATGCGGAAAAGGTGCTGGAAGCCGGTATTCCCGCCATTCAGATGAAAACCGGCGGATTCTGCCATCTGGACGCCACCATGGTGGAGGACGGACTCCGCACCCTTGGCGGCAATTATGATCTGGTCATTCTGGAAAATGTGGGCAATCTCGTCTGCCCTGCGGAATTTGATACGGGTGCCCACCTGAACATGATGGTGATCAGCCTGCCCGAAGGAGACGACAAACCCCTCAAGTACCCGCTGATGTTTTCCGTATGCGACATCATTCTCGTGAACAAGACGGACATGCAGGCCTTAACGGATTTCAGTCTGGAACGCTTCACCAGCGCGGTCCGCCGGGTTAACGCGAAGGCAGCCATCTTTCCCGTCTCCTGCAGGACAGGGGAAGGTCTGGATGTCTGGGCAGAGGCTCTTGCGGAAAAAGTTTTGGAATTTCAGCAGAAAACAATCTGA
- a CDS encoding TetR/AcrR family transcriptional regulator, whose product MTEQTAYHHGNLREELVAAALEMIQENGGAYGVTLRKIASRVGVSHAAPYRHFQDKKDLLAAVARQGFDLLMDWTRKRLSETDGEPLSRFGAWGMAYMDFAIAHPAHFRVMFAPPEKDMTLSEDLRPESSHYFKEFQALVSDCYDKGVLVGEDPAAITRGAWSMVHGFSTLFIGNHMETTGLDLQAITHMKRSILTTFYRGTRPDGEGLPYKTAAGTKESGKENP is encoded by the coding sequence ATGACAGAACAGACAGCGTATCACCATGGCAACCTGCGGGAAGAGCTTGTGGCTGCCGCCCTGGAAATGATTCAGGAAAACGGCGGTGCCTACGGCGTTACCCTGCGCAAGATCGCTTCCCGTGTCGGGGTCAGCCATGCGGCCCCCTACCGTCATTTTCAGGACAAGAAAGATCTGCTGGCCGCAGTGGCCCGGCAGGGCTTCGACCTTCTCATGGACTGGACCCGAAAACGCCTGAGTGAAACGGATGGGGAGCCCCTTTCCCGCTTCGGGGCCTGGGGGATGGCCTATATGGATTTTGCCATCGCCCATCCGGCCCATTTCCGGGTTATGTTTGCGCCTCCGGAAAAGGACATGACGCTGTCCGAGGATCTGAGACCGGAATCTTCACATTACTTCAAAGAATTTCAAGCTCTTGTTTCAGATTGCTACGATAAGGGGGTTCTGGTGGGGGAAGATCCCGCCGCCATCACCCGTGGGGCCTGGTCCATGGTGCATGGATTTTCAACCCTCTTCATCGGCAATCACATGGAAACCACCGGTCTGGATCTTCAGGCCATAACCCACATGAAACGCTCGATTCTCACGACCTTTTACCGGGGAACCCGTCCCGATGGAGAGGGGCTGCCGTACAAAACGGCTGCCGGAACAAAAGAATCGGGAAAGGAAAACCCATGA